The Candidatus Tumulicola sp. region TCCGCAGCCCGGACCCGGCGAGGTCTTGGTTCGCCTGCGCGCTGCGGCGTTGAACCGGCGGGACGTCTTTATTACGCAGGGGCTCTATCCGGGCATCACGTTGCCGCGGACGCTCGGCGCCGACGGAGCCGGTGAAGTTGCAGCCCTGGGGGCCGGTGCGACCGCTCCGCCGGCCGGCACCGAGGTCGTGATCGATCCGATGCTAGGATGGGGTCTGAGCGGAGACGCGTGGGATCCCGAAACGAGCAACATTCTCGGTATGCCGCTCGACGGAACGTTCGCGCAATACGTCTGCGTACCGGCGTCGGCGATCTACCCGAAACCCGCGCGTCTATCGATGCAGCAAGCGGCAGCGCTTCCATTGGCGGCGGTAACTGCCTATCGTTCGACGATGGTGCGCGGCAACGTTCGCGCCGGACAGACCGTCCTGGTAACCGGAATTGGCGGTGGTGTCGCGTCGTTCGCGCTGCTATTCGCTAAACGAGCGGGGGCGCGCGTGATCGCTACGTCGCGCAGCGATGCCAAGCTCGAGCGCGCTCGCCAACTCGGCGCCGACGTCACGTACAACTATGAGACGCAACCCGAGTGGCACAAAGAATGTAAGCGCCGGGAAACGCTCGAGGTCGTTATCGATTCGTCGGGCGGCGATACCCTTGCGAAGGCCCTCGACGCGTTGCGGCCGGGCGGCCGGATCGTCGTCTACGGCGGTACGCGCGGAGAGGCGACGATCAAACTGTTTCCGTTGTTCTGGAAGCATCTCTCGCTGCTCGGTACGTCGATGGGCAGTCCGCAAGATTTCGCGGAAATGTTGGCGCTGTTTGAAGGCTTCGATCTCCAACCGGCGATCGACAGCGTCTATCCGCTCGACAACATCGTCGACGCCGCCGAACGTATGGCGGCATCGGATCAGTTCGGGAAAGTCGTTCTCTCGATCGACTAGAGTTTACAGATCGGCTAGTCGATAGGAAAGCACGGTGTCGATCCGTTTGGTCGCACCGAGTTCGGCCTCGGCGACCGACGCGGCGCGGGCGTCGTCGAAGGCGCGTGCAACCTGTGGATTGAGGACGGTCGATTCGCGTTGCGTCATGGCGCGCGCGACCTCGTCCGCGGCCACCCGGCCTTCCTCTTCTAATTCGATGAGATGCGCCAACACCTGACGCGCCATCGCGGGCCACAGTTCGGGCCGGTCGTCGCCGTAGATTCGCAGCACCAGCTCCGGAATCGTTTGCGTTCCGCCGTCCGCTAGCGCGTCGACGATCTCGCGTTCGCGCATCTGCCGGTGCGCGATATATTCTTCGATCTTAGCGCGGACGTCGCGCACCGGTGGTCCGTGGCCGCCGTACAGCGTGCGCGCGTGCGGAAATTCGTGAAGCAGCCGCTGCAACGTGTGCCGGTACGCGTGCATCGAACCGTGCGGCGGAGCGATCAATACCGTGCCCTCGCCCAAGATCACGTCGCCGGTAAAGAGCGCGGCATCGTCGGGCGCGTACAGCACCACGTGTTCGAACGTGTGGCCGGGCGCATCGATAACCGCTATTTCGCGATCGCCGACGCGAAACGCGCCTTCAAGTGGCAAGTCCGCGTCGTGCGGCACCCGGCTGGCCGGATGCGCGAGAACCGGCGCTCCGGTGCGGCGAGCCAATAGCGCCGCCGCCGGCGCGTGATCCGGGTGGCCGTGCGTCACCGCGATGGCTTCGATTCGCAGGTTCTGTGCGGCAGCGGTTGCGACGATTCGCTCGACGTGCGCCTCGATGTCCGGGCCCGGATCGATCGCCAACGCCGCGCCGCGTCCGCAGTCGACCAGGTACGAGTTGGTTCCGTCGAGCGTCATCGGCGACGGGTTAGGGGCGCGAACGGTCGTTACCATGCGTTCTCCAAGGTTGGCG contains the following coding sequences:
- a CDS encoding zinc-binding dehydrogenase; its protein translation is MEASGANKMMRAARLHEIGGPWSLRIEDMPIPQPGPGEVLVRLRAAALNRRDVFITQGLYPGITLPRTLGADGAGEVAALGAGATAPPAGTEVVIDPMLGWGLSGDAWDPETSNILGMPLDGTFAQYVCVPASAIYPKPARLSMQQAAALPLAAVTAYRSTMVRGNVRAGQTVLVTGIGGGVASFALLFAKRAGARVIATSRSDAKLERARQLGADVTYNYETQPEWHKECKRRETLEVVIDSSGGDTLAKALDALRPGGRIVVYGGTRGEATIKLFPLFWKHLSLLGTSMGSPQDFAEMLALFEGFDLQPAIDSVYPLDNIVDAAERMAASDQFGKVVLSID
- a CDS encoding MBL fold metallo-hydrolase, with the translated sequence MVTTVRAPNPSPMTLDGTNSYLVDCGRGAALAIDPGPDIEAHVERIVATAAAQNLRIEAIAVTHGHPDHAPAAALLARRTGAPVLAHPASRVPHDADLPLEGAFRVGDREIAVIDAPGHTFEHVVLYAPDDAALFTGDVILGEGTVLIAPPHGSMHAYRHTLQRLLHEFPHARTLYGGHGPPVRDVRAKIEEYIAHRQMREREIVDALADGGTQTIPELVLRIYGDDRPELWPAMARQVLAHLIELEEEGRVAADEVARAMTQRESTVLNPQVARAFDDARAASVAEAELGATKRIDTVLSYRLADL